A single region of the Caballeronia insecticola genome encodes:
- a CDS encoding beta-ketoacyl-[acyl-carrier-protein] synthase family protein, which produces MNPLLFSNFTATSCAGRGLDATLAALTEGRAGLAPCDFEGAALGTFTGRVAGIEDAPVRADLAEFDCRNNRLAQMAMTQDGFEARVREAIARHGAQRVGVFMGTSTAGILETELAYQRRDAANGALPADFNYATTHNPYSLAAFVRAYFGLRGPAVSVSSACSSGAKVFASARRMLETGLIDVAVVGGVDTLCLTTLYGFNSLELLAPGPCKPFDLHRDGISIGEAAAFGLLERESPEHANDDDAIRLLGIGESSDAHHMSSPHPDGLGARMAMQQALASAGLDARDIGYVNLHGTATPSNDAAESRALTSVFDRVPCSSTKGATGHTLGAAGALEAVIAALALRHQMIPAGVNASEPDPALGLDYVIATRHAPLRAVLSNSFGFGGTNCSLVFGRGAREARGAASA; this is translated from the coding sequence GTGAACCCTCTTCTGTTTTCGAATTTCACCGCCACGAGTTGCGCGGGCCGCGGTCTCGACGCGACGCTCGCCGCACTCACCGAAGGACGCGCCGGCCTGGCGCCCTGCGACTTCGAAGGCGCCGCGCTGGGCACGTTCACAGGTCGCGTCGCGGGCATCGAGGACGCGCCCGTGCGCGCCGATCTCGCCGAATTCGACTGCCGCAACAACCGTCTCGCGCAAATGGCGATGACGCAAGACGGCTTCGAGGCGCGCGTGCGCGAAGCCATCGCGCGGCATGGCGCGCAACGCGTGGGCGTGTTCATGGGCACGAGCACGGCGGGCATTCTGGAGACGGAGCTTGCGTACCAGCGCCGCGATGCGGCGAACGGCGCGCTGCCCGCCGATTTCAACTACGCGACAACGCACAATCCCTATTCGCTGGCCGCGTTCGTGCGTGCGTATTTCGGGCTGCGCGGACCGGCGGTGTCGGTGTCGTCGGCGTGTTCGTCGGGGGCGAAGGTGTTCGCCTCCGCGCGGCGCATGCTCGAAACCGGTCTCATCGACGTGGCCGTGGTCGGCGGCGTCGATACGCTGTGTCTCACGACGCTCTACGGCTTCAATTCGCTCGAACTGCTCGCGCCGGGGCCGTGCAAGCCGTTCGATCTTCATCGCGACGGCATTTCGATCGGCGAGGCAGCGGCGTTCGGGCTGCTCGAACGCGAATCGCCCGAACACGCCAATGACGACGACGCGATCCGTCTGCTCGGCATCGGCGAATCGAGCGATGCGCATCATATGTCGTCGCCGCATCCGGACGGACTCGGCGCGCGCATGGCGATGCAACAGGCGCTTGCGAGCGCCGGTCTCGATGCGCGCGATATCGGCTACGTGAATCTGCACGGCACCGCGACGCCCAGCAACGACGCCGCCGAGAGCCGGGCGCTGACGAGCGTCTTCGACCGCGTGCCGTGCAGTTCGACCAAAGGCGCGACGGGCCACACGCTCGGCGCGGCAGGCGCGCTCGAAGCGGTGATCGCCGCGCTCGCGCTCAGGCATCAGATGATTCCGGCGGGCGTCAACGCGAGCGAACCGGACCCGGCGCTCGGCCTCGATTACGTGATCGCCACGCGGCACGCGCCGTTGCGCGCGGTGTTGTCGAATTCGTTCGGGTTCGGCGGCACGAACTGCAGTCTCGTCTTCGGGCGCGGCGCGCGTGAGGCGCGGGGAGCGGCATCGGCATGA
- a CDS encoding beta-ketoacyl synthase chain length factor: protein MIPLRAYIEGIGVIGPGLADWPHTADVLAQRVAREAAPTVLPAPAGLPSAERRRTGPVVRAALAAAHEAVAASGRDAATLASVFAASGGDGGNFHAICETLASDEPQLSPTRFHNSVHNAPAGYWSIATRAMAASNVLCAYDGSFAAGLLESLAQVSVDGVATLLVAYDTEYPEPLHRVRPIADSFGVALVLAPEPSARTLARIEARLVDTPALTFADTGLEALRLSNPAARALPLLDAIARGRAANVALDYLDDTRLAVDVEPS, encoded by the coding sequence ATGATTCCATTGCGCGCGTATATCGAAGGGATCGGCGTGATCGGACCGGGGCTCGCGGACTGGCCGCACACGGCGGACGTGCTCGCGCAACGCGTGGCCCGCGAAGCCGCGCCGACCGTGCTGCCGGCGCCTGCCGGATTGCCGTCCGCCGAGCGCCGCCGCACCGGGCCGGTGGTGCGCGCCGCGCTCGCCGCCGCGCACGAAGCGGTCGCGGCGAGCGGGCGCGATGCCGCCACCCTCGCGTCCGTGTTCGCGGCATCGGGCGGCGACGGCGGCAATTTCCACGCGATCTGCGAAACCCTCGCGAGCGACGAGCCGCAACTGTCGCCCACCCGCTTTCACAACTCGGTTCACAACGCGCCGGCAGGCTACTGGAGTATCGCGACGCGCGCGATGGCCGCATCGAACGTGCTGTGCGCGTATGACGGTAGCTTCGCGGCGGGCTTGCTGGAGAGCCTCGCGCAAGTGAGCGTCGATGGCGTCGCGACGTTGCTCGTCGCCTACGACACCGAATATCCGGAGCCATTGCATCGCGTGCGCCCGATTGCGGATTCGTTCGGCGTCGCGCTCGTGCTCGCGCCCGAACCGAGCGCACGCACGCTGGCGCGCATCGAGGCGCGTCTCGTCGATACGCCCGCGCTCACCTTCGCCGATACTGGCCTCGAAGCGCTGCGCCTGTCGAATCCGGCGGCGCGTGCGCTGCCTTTGCTGGACGCGATTGCGCGCGGACGGGCGGCGAACGTGGCGCTCGATTATCTCGACGACACGCGGCTCGCCGTGGATGTCGAGCCGTCATGA
- a CDS encoding hotdog family protein has product MTATLPQFLERDWIAARIPHDGSMCLLDAVVAWDAERIRCTATSHLCAENPLRSKGRLAAVCGIEYAAQAMAVHGALVGSGAGDQARPRVGMLTSVRGVQTHIDRLDTLDAPLDIEAERIGGDDNTVLYRFDVRCAGRALLSGRAAVILDAAQPAGFVAQ; this is encoded by the coding sequence ATGACCGCGACATTGCCCCAGTTTCTCGAACGCGACTGGATCGCCGCGCGCATTCCGCACGACGGCTCGATGTGTCTGCTCGACGCCGTTGTCGCGTGGGACGCGGAGCGCATCCGCTGCACGGCGACGAGCCACCTTTGCGCTGAGAATCCGTTGCGCTCGAAGGGACGGCTCGCGGCGGTCTGCGGCATCGAATACGCGGCGCAGGCGATGGCGGTGCATGGGGCGCTGGTCGGCTCGGGCGCAGGCGATCAGGCGCGCCCGCGCGTGGGCATGCTGACGAGCGTGCGCGGCGTGCAGACGCATATCGACCGGCTCGACACGCTCGACGCCCCGCTCGACATCGAAGCCGAACGCATCGGCGGCGACGACAACACGGTGCTGTATCGCTTCGACGTTCGCTGCGCGGGCCGCGCGCTGCTGAGCGGACGCGCCGCCGTGATCCTCGACGCCGCTCAGCCGGCCGGCTTCGTCGCGCAATAA
- a CDS encoding class I SAM-dependent methyltransferase has product MTSPRHMQKTPQEAPHEPLTSYYPDETKRRVWLRGMFDRTAPDYDAIERAMAFGSGPWYRNRALRSAGLARGMRVLDVGMGTGLVTREAVAITGDAALVTGVDPSPGMVGEAHLPAGVETRIGSAENLPCDDAVYDFLSMGFALRHVGDLAQVFDEYFRVLAPGGRLCVLEITRPAHGAGRAALKFYMRGVVPLIARIVGKKEESVELMRYYWDTIEACVPPDTVLAAIRRAGFVDVRRDVELGIFSAYCATKPAG; this is encoded by the coding sequence ATGACTTCCCCCCGGCACATGCAGAAAACCCCGCAGGAAGCCCCGCACGAACCGCTCACGTCCTACTATCCCGACGAAACGAAGCGGCGCGTCTGGCTGCGCGGCATGTTCGACCGCACCGCGCCCGACTACGACGCAATCGAACGCGCGATGGCCTTCGGCTCCGGTCCGTGGTATCGGAATCGCGCGTTGCGCTCGGCGGGTCTTGCGCGCGGCATGCGCGTGCTCGATGTCGGCATGGGAACGGGTCTCGTCACGAGGGAAGCGGTGGCGATCACCGGCGACGCTGCGCTCGTCACCGGTGTCGATCCGAGTCCGGGCATGGTCGGAGAGGCGCATCTGCCGGCGGGCGTGGAAACGCGCATCGGCAGCGCGGAGAATCTGCCGTGCGATGACGCCGTCTACGATTTCCTGAGCATGGGTTTCGCGCTGCGCCACGTCGGCGATCTCGCGCAAGTCTTCGACGAATATTTCCGCGTGCTCGCGCCCGGCGGCCGTCTGTGCGTGCTCGAAATCACGCGTCCCGCGCATGGCGCCGGACGCGCCGCGCTGAAGTTCTACATGCGCGGCGTGGTGCCGTTGATCGCACGGATCGTCGGGAAGAAAGAGGAGAGCGTGGAGTTGATGCGCTACTACTGGGACACGATCGAAGCCTGCGTGCCGCCCGACACGGTGCTCGCCGCGATCCGCCGCGCGGGTTTCGTCGACGTGCGCCGCGACGTCGAACTCGGCATCTTTTCCGCTTATTGCGCGACGAAGCCGGCCGGCTGA
- a CDS encoding flavin reductase family protein, producing the protein MSHFLPVKLEHASRLINHGPTVLVTSAHGGRRNVMAAAWSMPVEFTPPRIAVVIDKSTYTRELAAASGTFGICVPGYAMMDLTYAVGSSSGRDIDKFEAFGIDTVEGPVLKLPLIETNCAAWLECRLIDEKHTEDAYDTCFAEVIAAAADARVFSNGHWTLDDSNQPLHTLHHLGAGKFARASSMEQARPITPAV; encoded by the coding sequence ATGAGCCACTTCCTTCCCGTCAAGCTGGAACACGCCAGCCGCCTCATCAATCATGGTCCGACGGTGCTCGTTACGAGCGCGCACGGCGGCCGCCGCAATGTCATGGCAGCGGCGTGGTCGATGCCCGTCGAGTTCACGCCGCCGCGCATCGCCGTCGTGATCGACAAGAGCACGTACACGCGCGAGCTTGCCGCCGCGAGCGGAACGTTCGGCATCTGCGTGCCGGGCTACGCGATGATGGATCTGACCTACGCGGTCGGTTCGTCGAGCGGGCGCGACATCGACAAGTTCGAGGCCTTCGGCATCGATACGGTGGAGGGGCCGGTGCTGAAACTGCCGCTCATCGAGACGAATTGCGCGGCGTGGCTGGAGTGCAGGCTCATCGACGAGAAGCATACGGAAGACGCCTACGACACCTGTTTTGCCGAAGTCATCGCGGCCGCCGCCGATGCGCGCGTGTTCTCGAACGGCCACTGGACGCTCGACGATTCGAATCAGCCGCTGCACACGCTTCATCATCTGGGCGCGGGCAAGTTCGCGCGCGCTTCGTCGATGGAGCAGGCCCGGCCGATCACGCCCGCCGTCTAG
- a CDS encoding PadR family transcriptional regulator produces the protein MFTMKSRCFQRAREAGFRAFGFDFPFGAPEWAERLAFERWGMNGRHRHGGGPGGMGGMGGGMGGMGGFGGEDGMPRGRKFSSDDLQLLLLALLAEAPRHGYELIKALEDRSNGFYTPSPGMVYPALTYLEELGYTTVELEGNRKRYALSDAGRDYLASNRERVDIMLAKLTHFARKMDLVRRAYMGEDTDDTSGDSGWVAELISARRAMKKALLLRTDASPDEQRRIAAILFRATAEIEQTPPPKQA, from the coding sequence GTGTTCACCATGAAATCCCGTTGCTTTCAACGTGCGCGTGAAGCCGGTTTTCGCGCCTTCGGTTTTGATTTTCCTTTCGGCGCCCCCGAATGGGCGGAACGCCTGGCGTTCGAGCGCTGGGGCATGAACGGCCGCCATCGTCATGGCGGCGGCCCCGGCGGCATGGGTGGGATGGGCGGCGGCATGGGCGGCATGGGTGGATTCGGCGGCGAAGACGGCATGCCGCGCGGCCGCAAGTTTTCCTCCGACGACCTCCAACTGCTGCTCCTCGCCCTGCTCGCGGAAGCACCGCGTCACGGCTACGAACTCATCAAGGCGCTGGAAGATCGTTCGAACGGTTTCTATACGCCGAGTCCGGGCATGGTGTATCCCGCGCTCACCTATCTCGAAGAGCTTGGCTATACGACCGTCGAACTCGAAGGAAACCGCAAGCGTTATGCGCTTTCGGATGCGGGCCGCGACTATCTCGCGAGCAATCGCGAACGCGTGGACATCATGCTCGCGAAGCTCACGCACTTCGCCCGCAAGATGGACCTCGTGCGCCGCGCCTACATGGGCGAGGACACCGACGACACATCCGGCGACAGCGGCTGGGTCGCCGAATTGATTTCAGCGCGCCGCGCGATGAAGAAAGCGCTGCTATTGCGTACCGATGCATCGCCCGACGAACAGCGCCGCATCGCCGCGATCCTCTTTCGCGCGACCGCTGAAATCGAACAGACCCCCCCGCCGAAACAGGCGTGA
- a CDS encoding siderophore-interacting protein, giving the protein MTNSILQDRPDLDVTRVRHALKFRLLQVKRVQALNPHFVRVTFTGDDLEDFVSASFDDHVKLFFPQPGESMPAIPQAGPDGPVFDPSKPRPIARDFTPRRHDRATRELDIEFALHEAGPATAWAAQAKPGQYLGIGGPRGSFVIPTQFDWHLMIGDETALPAIARRLEELPEGTRVATLIEVADQSARIEFDTRADLYAQWRYRNESEHPGGALLLALRETFVPEGEGYVWAAGEATLMRAVRQLLCTERGIDKRRIRASAYWKRGEQGVHETIDG; this is encoded by the coding sequence ATGACCAATTCCATCCTGCAAGACCGGCCCGATCTGGATGTCACGCGCGTGCGTCATGCGCTCAAGTTTCGCCTGCTGCAAGTGAAGCGCGTACAGGCGCTCAATCCGCATTTCGTGCGCGTAACCTTCACCGGCGACGATCTCGAAGACTTCGTCAGCGCTTCATTCGACGATCACGTGAAGCTCTTCTTTCCGCAGCCCGGCGAGTCGATGCCCGCCATCCCGCAAGCCGGTCCCGATGGCCCTGTGTTCGATCCGTCGAAGCCGCGCCCGATCGCGCGCGATTTCACGCCGCGCCGTCATGATCGCGCGACGCGTGAACTCGATATCGAATTCGCGCTGCATGAAGCCGGTCCCGCAACGGCGTGGGCCGCGCAAGCGAAGCCGGGCCAGTATCTCGGCATCGGCGGGCCGCGCGGATCGTTTGTGATTCCCACGCAATTCGACTGGCATCTGATGATCGGCGATGAAACCGCGTTGCCCGCCATCGCGCGTCGTCTTGAAGAGTTGCCGGAAGGCACGCGCGTCGCGACGCTGATCGAAGTGGCCGATCAATCGGCGCGCATCGAATTCGACACGCGCGCCGATCTCTATGCGCAATGGCGTTATCGCAACGAGAGCGAGCATCCGGGCGGCGCGCTGCTGCTCGCGTTGCGCGAGACGTTCGTGCCCGAAGGCGAAGGCTATGTCTGGGCTGCGGGCGAAGCCACGCTCATGCGCGCGGTGCGGCAGTTGCTATGCACGGAACGCGGCATCGACAAGCGGCGCATTCGCGCGTCCGCATACTGGAAGCGCGGCGAACAAGGCGTGCACGAAACCATCGACGGTTGA
- a CDS encoding isocitrate lyase/PEP mutase family protein: MTRSARFRELFKEGPFVCMGAHDAITAMLAEQAGAKSIYVSGFVASGVVAGQPDVGVLSQTEMFEHIRRICRVTSVPIFADADTGYGGILDVQRTMRLWEEAGASVLHLEDQALPKKCGHYAGKQLVSKEEMVLKLRAMIEARRDPDFFIVARTDAIAVTGIDDAIARLEAYAHAGADGLYADAPESLEHMRELTRRLKPLGKPILFNQARTGKSPYVSMQEAYEIGFDYTLSPIEPMLAMHKAVKDMLAIFMREGTTDSIADRLTPFEEYNRFVGLDRAMEIEKRFASGVQSKT, encoded by the coding sequence TTGACCCGTTCCGCACGCTTTCGCGAGTTGTTCAAGGAAGGTCCTTTCGTCTGCATGGGCGCGCACGACGCCATCACCGCGATGCTGGCCGAGCAGGCGGGCGCGAAGTCCATCTATGTGTCGGGCTTCGTCGCGTCGGGCGTGGTCGCGGGACAACCGGATGTCGGCGTGTTGTCGCAAACGGAGATGTTCGAGCACATCCGCCGCATTTGCCGCGTGACGTCGGTGCCTATTTTCGCCGATGCCGACACAGGCTACGGCGGCATCCTCGATGTTCAGCGCACCATGCGCCTATGGGAAGAAGCGGGCGCATCCGTGTTGCATCTGGAAGATCAGGCGCTGCCGAAGAAATGCGGCCACTATGCGGGCAAGCAGCTCGTATCGAAAGAAGAGATGGTGCTCAAGTTGCGCGCAATGATCGAAGCGCGCCGCGATCCGGATTTCTTCATCGTCGCGCGCACCGATGCAATAGCGGTAACAGGTATCGACGATGCCATCGCGCGCCTCGAAGCCTATGCGCACGCGGGCGCGGACGGACTCTATGCCGATGCACCGGAGAGTCTCGAACACATGCGCGAACTCACGCGCCGTTTGAAGCCGCTCGGCAAGCCGATTCTTTTCAATCAGGCGCGCACGGGAAAAAGCCCTTACGTGTCGATGCAGGAAGCCTACGAAATAGGCTTCGATTACACGTTGAGCCCCATCGAGCCGATGCTTGCAATGCATAAGGCCGTGAAGGACATGCTGGCCATATTCATGCGCGAAGGCACGACCGACTCCATCGCCGATCGCCTGACGCCGTTCGAGGAGTACAACCGTTTCGTCGGACTCGATCGTGCAATGGAAATCGAAAAGCGCTTTGCGAGCGGCGTGCAATCCAAGACTTAA
- the leuD gene encoding 3-isopropylmalate dehydratase small subunit, translating into MKAVTTITGPAAPLLRDNIDTDLIIRIERISQLKRGQLGPYLLETLRYRGDGPASGEREDFVLNRPEFRQACTVLGGTNFGCGSSREMAVWALEEAGIRCVIAPSFGDIFYNNCLQNGLLPVRLDANEIARIADASRDGAHVEVDLRALEIRAPKLDAIPFEFDAAQREALLEGLDEIDQTRRMSEQIAQFRAADRNARCWAYLN; encoded by the coding sequence ATGAAGGCCGTTACGACGATCACGGGGCCGGCTGCGCCGCTCTTGCGCGATAACATCGATACCGACCTCATCATTCGCATCGAACGCATCTCGCAACTCAAGCGCGGACAACTCGGACCTTATCTGCTCGAAACGCTGCGTTATCGCGGCGATGGCCCGGCAAGCGGCGAGCGCGAAGACTTCGTGCTCAACCGTCCCGAGTTTCGTCAAGCCTGCACCGTGCTCGGCGGCACGAACTTCGGTTGCGGAAGCTCGCGTGAAATGGCGGTATGGGCGCTCGAAGAAGCGGGCATCCGCTGCGTGATCGCACCTTCGTTCGGCGACATCTTCTACAACAACTGTCTGCAAAACGGCTTGCTGCCGGTGCGGCTCGACGCAAACGAAATTGCGCGTATCGCCGATGCCTCGCGCGATGGCGCGCATGTCGAAGTCGATCTGCGCGCGCTCGAAATTCGCGCACCAAAGCTCGACGCGATTCCCTTCGAATTCGATGCAGCGCAACGCGAAGCATTGCTCGAAGGACTCGACGAGATCGACCAGACGCGCCGCATGAGCGAGCAGATTGCGCAATTCCGCGCCGCTGACCGCAATGCGCGTTGCTGGGCCTATTTGAACTGA
- the leuC gene encoding 3-isopropylmalate dehydratase large subunit: MKTLFDKLWDSHVIAHLAGGADLLQVDRHLMHELTGVEAVRVLERRGLGIDSPALTFATLDHVISTLPGRRAGDADWSTEMVDAMRTQMTHHAIPIFDIGAAGQQGIVHVIGPELGLSLPGTSIVCADSHTCTHGAMGALAFGIGSTEVVHVLATQTIRQKRPKTMRVLFDGRVREGVSAKDMILYVIGKIGAAGGTGYAVEYAGEAIEALSMEGRLTLCNLSIELGAKFGLVAPDETTFAYLRGKPYAPQGELFDRAVADWRSLATDEGAHFDREVVVDAAAIRVQVTWGTSPEHVIALDEAIPDPAALTDESRRNAAQGAIDYMGVRAGQHLEELAVDRVFIGSCTNSRIEDLRMAARVVDGHHVARNVKAWVVPGSLTVARQAHEEGLDDIFRAAGFEWREPGCSMCVGANGDVVGRGERCVSTSNRNFVGRQGPGARTHLASPAVAAASALAGHIAAPHTGASQ, encoded by the coding sequence ATGAAAACACTCTTCGACAAGCTGTGGGACAGTCACGTCATCGCGCATCTTGCGGGCGGCGCCGATCTGCTTCAGGTGGACCGTCATCTGATGCACGAACTGACCGGCGTCGAAGCAGTACGCGTGCTGGAGCGGCGCGGCCTCGGCATCGATAGCCCCGCGCTCACGTTCGCCACGCTCGATCATGTGATCTCTACGTTGCCCGGCCGCCGCGCGGGCGATGCGGACTGGAGCACCGAAATGGTCGATGCGATGCGCACGCAGATGACGCATCACGCCATTCCTATCTTCGACATCGGTGCGGCGGGCCAGCAAGGCATCGTGCATGTGATCGGACCGGAGCTTGGACTCTCGCTGCCAGGCACATCCATCGTCTGCGCGGACAGTCACACCTGCACGCACGGCGCGATGGGCGCACTCGCGTTCGGCATCGGCTCGACGGAGGTCGTGCATGTGCTGGCCACGCAAACCATCCGGCAGAAGCGGCCGAAAACGATGCGCGTGCTTTTCGATGGCCGCGTGCGCGAAGGCGTGAGCGCGAAGGACATGATCCTGTATGTGATCGGCAAGATCGGCGCGGCCGGCGGCACGGGCTACGCGGTTGAATATGCGGGCGAGGCGATCGAAGCGTTGTCGATGGAAGGACGGCTCACGTTGTGCAACCTCAGCATTGAACTGGGCGCGAAGTTCGGCCTCGTAGCGCCGGACGAGACCACGTTCGCTTATCTGCGCGGCAAGCCGTATGCGCCGCAAGGCGAACTGTTCGATCGCGCTGTCGCAGACTGGAGATCGCTCGCGACGGACGAGGGCGCACACTTCGATCGCGAAGTGGTTGTCGATGCAGCGGCGATTCGCGTGCAGGTCACGTGGGGCACGAGCCCCGAGCACGTTATCGCGCTCGACGAAGCGATTCCCGATCCCGCGGCGCTGACCGACGAGTCGCGTCGCAATGCGGCGCAAGGCGCAATCGACTACATGGGCGTGCGCGCGGGACAGCATCTCGAGGAACTGGCCGTGGACCGCGTGTTCATCGGTTCGTGCACCAACAGCCGCATCGAGGACTTGCGCATGGCGGCGCGCGTCGTCGATGGTCATCATGTCGCGCGCAACGTGAAGGCGTGGGTCGTGCCCGGTTCGCTCACGGTTGCGCGGCAGGCGCATGAAGAAGGACTCGACGACATCTTTCGCGCGGCAGGCTTCGAATGGCGCGAGCCGGGCTGCTCGATGTGCGTCGGCGCGAACGGCGATGTCGTCGGGCGCGGTGAGCGTTGCGTATCGACGTCGAATCGCAATTTCGTCGGCAGGCAAGGGCCCGGCGCGCGCACGCATCTCGCGAGTCCGGCCGTTGCTGCAGCAAGCGCGCTTGCGGGACATATCGCCGCGCCGCACACGGGAGCATCGCAATGA
- a CDS encoding ABC transporter permease — MTVVVTHTARPRHTRRWMDALVLIVVLVALWQGLSEMLGPDVLTTPARTVQRALHIVSDVDFPQSLYVTSLAFASAFAISAIAGVCLGLLLGSRRMAGDVMEPLMMGFYSIPKVTLYPVVLLACGLGLWAKIVFGVMHGIVPITLFTMNAVRNMPPIYARAARTYRMSPGAFARHVLLPACVPEVVAGLRIGFSLTLLGTLIGEMFASQSGIGRLLMIAMNRNETSTIMALALMLFVFATLVNLLFLAWQRHLTHSD, encoded by the coding sequence ATGACCGTCGTCGTTACGCATACGGCGAGACCTCGGCACACGCGGCGCTGGATGGACGCGCTCGTGCTGATCGTCGTGCTCGTCGCGTTGTGGCAGGGCTTGAGCGAAATGCTCGGACCCGATGTGCTCACGACGCCCGCGCGCACCGTGCAGCGAGCGCTGCATATCGTGAGCGATGTGGACTTTCCTCAGAGCCTCTATGTGACATCGCTCGCGTTTGCCTCGGCGTTTGCGATTTCAGCCATCGCCGGCGTCTGCCTGGGCTTGCTGCTCGGCTCGCGACGCATGGCCGGCGACGTCATGGAGCCGCTCATGATGGGCTTCTATTCGATTCCGAAGGTCACGCTCTATCCGGTCGTGCTGCTCGCATGCGGCCTCGGCCTGTGGGCGAAGATCGTCTTCGGCGTGATGCACGGCATCGTGCCGATCACGCTGTTCACGATGAACGCCGTGCGCAACATGCCGCCCATCTATGCGCGTGCGGCAAGAACGTATCGCATGAGCCCCGGCGCTTTCGCGCGCCACGTGCTGCTGCCCGCATGCGTGCCGGAAGTCGTCGCGGGCTTGCGCATCGGCTTTTCGCTGACCTTGCTCGGCACGTTGATCGGCGAGATGTTCGCGTCGCAGAGCGGCATCGGCAGATTGCTGATGATCGCGATGAACCGCAACGAAACCAGCACGATCATGGCGCTCGCGCTGATGCTCTTCGTCTTCGCAACGCTCGTCAATCTGCTGTTCCTTGCATGGCAGCGTCATCTCACGCATAGCGACTGA
- a CDS encoding ABC transporter permease — protein sequence MNQAARWRIGLVVAMLVLLEIATRLAWINPVSFIPPSRMAVSAWDILTSGQFTVDIVQTLSSALLAVVLAVIVGFIGGVLLFRLPRLRRVLDPLLLSYYAVPVFVLYPILIVIFGLNRWPLVGIGFLFAVVAMAVNTLNGLERVPRVLLRTARVCRMSALDEIRLITLPASLPFVFTGIKLTVVYAFIAVVAGEFVLSGSGFGYQIAFAYNAFDNPTMYGLMVLMLVFVTTINGLLRQAERRLYRRIRREAA from the coding sequence GTGAATCAGGCGGCGCGCTGGCGCATCGGGCTTGTCGTTGCAATGCTCGTGTTGCTCGAGATCGCGACGCGTCTTGCGTGGATCAATCCTGTGTCGTTCATTCCGCCTTCGCGCATGGCCGTGAGCGCATGGGACATCCTGACGTCGGGCCAGTTCACCGTGGATATCGTGCAGACGCTCAGCAGCGCATTGCTGGCGGTGGTGCTGGCGGTGATCGTCGGGTTCATTGGCGGCGTGCTGCTGTTCAGGTTGCCGCGTCTGCGTCGCGTGCTCGATCCGTTGTTGCTCTCGTATTACGCGGTGCCGGTGTTCGTGCTGTATCCGATTCTTATCGTGATCTTCGGGCTGAATCGCTGGCCGCTCGTTGGTATCGGCTTCCTGTTCGCTGTCGTGGCGATGGCGGTGAACACGCTCAACGGACTCGAACGCGTACCGCGCGTGCTGCTGCGTACCGCGCGCGTATGCCGCATGAGCGCGCTCGATGAAATCCGCCTCATTACATTGCCGGCGAGCCTGCCGTTCGTCTTCACGGGCATCAAGCTGACCGTGGTGTATGCGTTCATCGCAGTGGTGGCGGGCGAGTTCGTGTTGTCGGGTTCCGGCTTCGGTTATCAGATCGCGTTCGCCTACAACGCATTCGATAACCCGACGATGTACGGCCTCATGGTCTTGATGCTGGTCTTCGTCACGACGATCAACGGCCTGCTGCGCCAGGCCGAAAGGCGTCTGTACCGGCGCATCAGAAGGGAGGCGGCATGA